One stretch of Chryseobacterium sp. LJ668 DNA includes these proteins:
- a CDS encoding metallophosphoesterase, whose protein sequence is MTRKHFLKRLFQLSVVGAFPLFYSWQIEPFWVEFVQRKLPVKNLPKELEGKILMQISDLHVGNRFDWNFLIESFQKAQQFNPDFVVYTGDFVNHGTPEDHSDLKKVMAEAVYGKLGTFGILGNHDYGKAWKDLGSSEEICRILQNSGVRMLNNEQIECHGLNIIGFDDLWSPNFGPMKVMKDYDALKANLVLCHNPDVCDKNVWNGYQGWILSGHTHGGQCRIPGVITPILPVNNRKYVSGEIDLSDGRMLYINRAIGHSFQVRFMVRPEITVFTLTQA, encoded by the coding sequence ATGACAAGAAAACATTTCCTCAAACGGCTCTTTCAGCTTTCTGTAGTTGGTGCATTTCCTTTATTTTATTCTTGGCAGATCGAGCCGTTCTGGGTAGAATTTGTGCAAAGAAAACTTCCGGTTAAAAATCTACCGAAAGAATTGGAAGGTAAAATCCTGATGCAGATTTCAGATCTGCACGTTGGAAATCGTTTTGACTGGAATTTTTTAATTGAATCTTTTCAAAAGGCACAACAATTTAATCCTGATTTTGTAGTCTACACCGGAGATTTTGTAAATCATGGGACGCCAGAAGATCATTCAGATCTGAAAAAAGTAATGGCAGAAGCAGTTTATGGCAAGTTGGGAACGTTCGGGATTCTTGGAAATCATGATTATGGTAAAGCCTGGAAAGATTTAGGTTCGTCAGAAGAAATTTGCAGAATTCTTCAAAACTCAGGAGTGAGGATGCTTAATAACGAACAAATCGAATGTCACGGTTTGAATATTATCGGCTTCGATGATCTCTGGTCTCCCAATTTTGGTCCTATGAAAGTAATGAAAGATTATGATGCTTTAAAAGCTAATCTGGTACTATGTCACAATCCCGATGTTTGCGACAAAAATGTGTGGAACGGCTATCAAGGCTGGATTTTGAGTGGTCATACGCACGGCGGTCAATGCAGAATTCCCGGAGTTATTACACCGATTCTTCCAGTAAATAATAGAAAATATGTTTCCGGTGAAATTGATCTGAGTGATGGAAGAATGCTCTATATCAACCGTGCAATCGGGCACTCTTTTCAGGTACGGTTTATGGTTCGACCCGAAATCACTGTTTTTACATTAACTCAAGCTTAA
- a CDS encoding winged helix-turn-helix domain-containing protein: MINISQLNKEFESRVRLGIMSVLMVNDWVDFSEMKGLLEITDGNMASHSNALEKAGYIEVKKEFVGKKPKTSYRVTQTGRTAFTEHLDALEKLIGR; the protein is encoded by the coding sequence ATGATTAACATCAGTCAACTCAACAAAGAATTCGAAAGCCGTGTAAGATTGGGCATTATGTCTGTTCTTATGGTCAACGACTGGGTTGATTTTTCCGAAATGAAAGGTTTACTAGAAATTACTGATGGAAATATGGCCAGTCATAGCAATGCTTTAGAAAAAGCAGGGTATATAGAAGTTAAAAAAGAATTTGTGGGTAAAAAACCAAAGACTTCATATAGAGTTACACAAACAGGAAGGACGGCATTTACAGAACATCTGGATGCTTTGGAAAAATTAATAGGAAGATAA
- a CDS encoding class I SAM-dependent methyltransferase, with product MDKETLRSEIFRHLDGVVTATVVASLMKKEIIAYIIERTQITLEQLSEQFNANDGYLNVAIRTLASQGFLEYDLDRDKDEIIISANTNTPILQKYSLLYLKVIPFLTHSTDIKNQITEISFVEEFSRLSDSVKNHFGIDLSENAEEKMIQEQILKHIEGCIIGPVIVYLGMTGMFHKYFMETSFQAAEFHKNSENFEVILDFLTYLGWFKKTGDNYKFTETGIYFAKRAASYGVTVSYLPLLNKMDELLFGDASKIREISEGEDEIHVDRAMNVWGSGGSHSNYFKVANDFIIQIFNQPIHLQPKGVLDMGCGNGAFIQHIFETIERYTLRGKMLEEYPLFLVGADYNQAALKVTRANLINNDIWAKVIWGDIGNPKQLADDLKENYEIDLSDLLNIRTFLDHNRVWKAPDNPQPDKISTSTGAFAYRGKRLPNNLVEESLKEHLELWLPYIRKNGLLIIELHALDSELTSKNLGKTPATAYEATHGFSDQYILEVDVFKKICLETGLQIDKELFRKFPDSELATVSINLLKSY from the coding sequence ATGGATAAGGAAACTTTACGATCAGAAATCTTCAGACACTTAGATGGCGTTGTAACCGCAACAGTGGTAGCTTCATTAATGAAAAAAGAGATCATTGCCTATATTATTGAACGCACGCAAATTACTCTGGAACAACTTTCAGAACAGTTCAATGCCAATGATGGTTATTTAAATGTTGCAATAAGAACGCTGGCTTCCCAAGGATTTTTAGAATATGACTTAGATCGTGATAAAGATGAAATTATCATTTCAGCAAATACAAACACTCCAATACTTCAAAAGTACAGTCTTCTTTATCTTAAAGTGATTCCTTTTCTTACGCATTCTACAGATATTAAAAACCAAATTACCGAAATTTCATTTGTAGAAGAATTTTCACGGTTGAGCGATTCTGTAAAAAATCATTTCGGAATTGATTTATCTGAAAACGCTGAAGAAAAAATGATTCAGGAGCAGATATTAAAGCATATTGAAGGCTGCATTATCGGGCCGGTCATCGTTTATTTGGGAATGACCGGGATGTTCCACAAATATTTTATGGAAACTTCTTTTCAGGCGGCCGAATTTCACAAAAATTCAGAAAATTTTGAAGTTATTTTAGATTTCCTTACTTATTTAGGATGGTTTAAAAAGACCGGTGACAATTATAAATTTACAGAAACCGGAATTTATTTTGCCAAAAGAGCAGCATCATACGGAGTCACAGTTTCTTATCTCCCTCTACTGAATAAAATGGACGAGCTTTTATTTGGAGATGCTTCAAAAATACGAGAAATCTCTGAAGGGGAAGACGAAATTCATGTTGACCGTGCTATGAACGTATGGGGAAGTGGCGGTTCGCATTCTAATTATTTTAAAGTGGCCAATGATTTTATTATCCAGATTTTTAATCAGCCGATTCACTTACAGCCAAAAGGTGTGCTCGATATGGGCTGCGGAAACGGCGCTTTTATTCAGCACATTTTTGAGACGATTGAAAGATATACACTTCGCGGAAAAATGCTGGAAGAATATCCGCTTTTTTTGGTAGGTGCAGATTATAATCAGGCTGCATTGAAAGTGACTCGGGCAAACCTCATCAATAATGATATCTGGGCAAAAGTCATTTGGGGAGACATTGGCAATCCCAAACAACTGGCAGATGATTTAAAAGAAAATTATGAAATAGACTTATCAGATTTACTCAATATCAGAACCTTTCTCGATCACAACAGAGTCTGGAAAGCACCCGACAATCCTCAACCCGACAAGATAAGCACCTCAACCGGAGCATTTGCATACCGCGGGAAAAGACTTCCGAACAATCTTGTGGAAGAAAGCCTGAAAGAACATCTTGAATTATGGCTTCCGTATATCAGGAAAAACGGGCTCCTGATTATTGAGCTTCATGCTCTGGATTCAGAATTAACTTCTAAAAACTTAGGAAAAACACCTGCAACAGCTTATGAGGCGACTCATGGTTTTTCAGATCAATATATCCTGGAAGTAGATGTCTTTAAAAAAATCTGTTTAGAAACAGGATTACAGATCGATAAAGAATTGTTCCGAAAATTCCCTGATTCTGAGCTGGCAACGGTATCCATTAATTTGCTGAAAAGTTATTGA
- a CDS encoding enoyl-CoA hydratase/isomerase family protein produces MNDFVTSEIKNNIAEITFGTQKSNALPGAILEKLAQTILQEGLKYDVKAILLKSEGEKAFCAGASFDELLAIDELEASTKFFGGFAKVLNAMRNCGKIVIVRVQGKTTGGGVGLACGADYCFATKDSSLALTEINLGIGPFVIGPYVERKIGKSQFSAMAIDADFRSAEWAEQHNIYHSVSETVAEMDSKLEKFLNTLASRSEDALALIKKVSWEGTEHFDELMPARIHMSASLILEESAKKSIGAIKERLRAK; encoded by the coding sequence ATGAACGATTTTGTAACATCAGAAATTAAAAACAATATTGCCGAGATCACATTCGGAACCCAAAAAAGCAATGCCCTTCCTGGAGCAATTCTTGAAAAACTAGCTCAAACCATTTTACAGGAAGGATTAAAATATGATGTAAAGGCTATTCTGCTAAAAAGCGAAGGCGAAAAAGCTTTCTGTGCAGGTGCAAGTTTTGACGAATTATTGGCAATTGATGAGCTTGAAGCTTCTACTAAATTCTTCGGAGGTTTTGCAAAAGTGCTGAATGCGATGAGAAATTGTGGAAAAATCGTTATTGTGAGAGTTCAGGGGAAAACAACTGGCGGTGGAGTAGGTTTAGCTTGCGGTGCAGATTACTGTTTTGCAACCAAAGATTCTTCACTTGCTTTAACGGAAATCAATTTAGGAATCGGTCCTTTTGTGATCGGCCCTTACGTAGAAAGAAAGATAGGAAAATCTCAGTTTTCTGCGATGGCAATTGATGCAGACTTCAGATCGGCAGAATGGGCAGAGCAGCATAATATCTATCATTCAGTTTCAGAAACCGTTGCTGAAATGGATTCTAAACTTGAGAAGTTTTTGAATACTCTTGCATCAAGAAGTGAAGACGCTTTAGCTTTAATTAAAAAAGTCTCGTGGGAAGGTACAGAACATTTTGATGAACTGATGCCTGCCAGAATTCATATGAGCGCAAGTCTTATTCTGGAAGAATCTGCGAAAAAAAGTATTGGAGCCATTAAAGAAAGGCTGAGAGCAAAATAA
- a CDS encoding SMUG2 DNA glycosylase family protein: MNKTFANKVIDFNINLHYSGELPEDFMVLNPYLDNPETLEVMQKFYHKYYNDSDERKFIIGINPSRKGAGVTGVPFTDTKRLESVCGIKMESSHTHEISSVFMYDMIVEYGGADDFYKNFYINSPFPLAIVRKSKTGWLNANYYDDKRLFDDVKDFMIDSLRKHISLNLNTSEVFILGKKNADFIAQLNQEAQLFDTMTVLEHPRYIQQYKSREKDLYIDKYILALKNKSI, from the coding sequence ATGAATAAAACTTTTGCAAACAAAGTAATCGATTTCAATATAAATCTGCACTATTCGGGAGAACTACCCGAAGATTTTATGGTATTGAATCCTTATTTGGATAATCCTGAAACATTAGAGGTTATGCAGAAGTTTTATCACAAATATTATAATGATTCTGATGAACGGAAATTTATCATAGGAATCAATCCTAGTCGCAAAGGAGCGGGAGTGACCGGTGTACCGTTTACTGATACCAAACGTCTGGAAAGTGTGTGCGGAATCAAAATGGAATCGTCGCATACGCATGAGATTTCTTCTGTTTTTATGTATGATATGATTGTAGAATATGGAGGTGCCGATGATTTTTATAAAAATTTTTATATCAATTCTCCCTTTCCTTTGGCAATTGTGAGAAAATCAAAAACCGGTTGGCTGAATGCCAATTATTATGATGACAAAAGGCTTTTTGATGATGTTAAAGATTTTATGATTGATTCTTTAAGAAAGCACATTAGTTTAAACCTTAATACGTCAGAAGTTTTTATTCTCGGAAAAAAAAATGCAGATTTTATTGCTCAACTCAATCAGGAAGCCCAACTATTTGATACAATGACGGTTTTGGAACATCCGAGATATATTCAGCAGTATAAGTCGAGAGAAAAGGATTTGTATATTGATAAGTATATTTTAGCATTGAAGAATAAAAGTATTTAA
- a CDS encoding SMI1/KNR4 family protein: protein MEFKFFKDFDLTNFWSECSYSSRDYIEDALDQEMIESIEKQLGYKLPDSYIELMKTQNGGLVNKSCFPTDESNSWAEDHIAITGFLGIGRTKTNSLCGALGSQFMIDEWGYPAIGVYIADCPSAGHDMILLDYSKCGKDGEPEVVHVDQENDYKKIFLAKDFETFIRGLEQEEKYDSE, encoded by the coding sequence ATGGAATTTAAATTTTTCAAAGACTTTGATCTCACAAATTTTTGGAGTGAATGCAGTTATTCTTCTAGAGATTATATAGAAGATGCGCTTGATCAGGAAATGATTGAATCGATCGAAAAACAGCTCGGTTATAAACTTCCTGATTCTTACATTGAATTAATGAAAACTCAAAACGGAGGACTTGTCAACAAATCATGTTTTCCTACTGATGAGAGCAATTCATGGGCGGAAGATCATATCGCAATCACGGGATTTTTGGGAATAGGACGAACCAAAACAAATTCTCTTTGCGGTGCATTAGGAAGTCAATTCATGATTGATGAATGGGGATATCCTGCAATAGGTGTTTATATTGCAGATTGTCCTTCTGCAGGTCATGATATGATTTTACTTGATTATTCAAAATGTGGTAAAGACGGCGAACCGGAAGTTGTGCATGTAGATCAGGAAAATGATTATAAGAAAATTTTTCTTGCAAAAGATTTTGAAACCTTTATCAGAGGCTTGGAACAAGAGGAAAAATATGATTCAGAATAG
- the paaZ gene encoding phenylacetic acid degradation bifunctional protein PaaZ, which yields MEKLKNYIHGEWIEGSGNGIPLYNAVTGEQVAISDTEGLNFEQALDYGRTVGYKNLSSMTFYDRGEMLKKVALYLLERKKKYYDLSYKTGATHADSWVDIEGGFGTFFTYSGLAKRMLPNTPFWVDGETQKISANGTFLGTHILTPSEGVSVQINAYNFPVWGMLEKLSTSLLAGVPSIVKPSPYGSYLTNAVFQDMIESGVLPEGALQLVCGEPGNILDYVQDGDSVLFTGSATTGRKLKSLPSVSGNSVRFNMEADSLNCSILGLDAKPGTPEFDLFIKEVRTEMTTKAGQKCTAIRRIIVPENLIGDVQYALSKALDQTKIGNPLSRETRMGSLVGKQQYDEVLRKVDILKTENELIYDGKHELVDADYENGAFMSPKLFLNDSPFTKNISHDVEAFGPVSTLMPYKDAEEAAALAKRGKGSLVGSIVSHDEKFVAETSWKMASQHGRIFVLNRDNAKESTGHGSPLPTLMHGGPGRAGGGEEMGGLNGLHFFLQKTAIQGSPDILTAITKVYQQGAEKKYSDKHPFQKYFEEVEVGDSLETAGRTVTDADIVNFSNVSWDHFYAHTDATSLSGTIFDKTVAHGYFILSAAAGLFVSGKKGPVIANYGLENCSFFKPVYAGDTITVYLTAKEKINRGVKGRNIPSGVVKWLVEVINQRDEVVCVATILTLVAKHSEFIDFKVQNIQKKLNGLTEKTQPLFGDFTPQLMVEHLEEVLRNGFGDLKPQDFDEIPEEKLEKLQDWLYTDKKIRPGAQYPLWKEGEVPQNKNKNLDAAKTQLMETLKEFTVYFKENPFAEHYNPRFGHLNKEMMELFQRKHFTHHFEQFGLI from the coding sequence ATGGAAAAACTAAAAAACTATATTCACGGCGAATGGATCGAAGGTTCCGGAAACGGGATTCCTTTATATAATGCCGTGACGGGAGAGCAGGTTGCCATTTCGGATACGGAAGGGCTTAATTTTGAACAGGCTCTTGATTACGGTAGAACAGTTGGTTATAAAAATCTTTCATCCATGACATTCTACGATCGTGGAGAAATGTTGAAAAAAGTGGCGCTTTACCTTTTAGAAAGAAAGAAAAAATATTACGATTTATCATATAAAACGGGTGCAACTCACGCAGATTCTTGGGTAGATATTGAAGGAGGTTTTGGTACTTTCTTCACTTATTCAGGATTGGCGAAGAGAATGCTTCCGAATACTCCGTTTTGGGTAGATGGGGAAACTCAGAAAATTTCTGCGAACGGAACTTTCTTGGGGACTCACATTTTAACGCCAAGTGAAGGCGTTTCTGTACAAATCAACGCATATAACTTTCCTGTTTGGGGAATGTTGGAAAAACTATCCACTTCATTATTGGCGGGTGTTCCTTCGATTGTAAAACCGTCTCCTTATGGTTCTTATTTGACGAATGCGGTTTTCCAGGATATGATTGAAAGTGGAGTACTTCCGGAAGGTGCACTTCAATTGGTTTGTGGTGAGCCGGGAAATATATTAGATTATGTTCAGGATGGAGATTCTGTATTGTTCACAGGTTCTGCAACAACAGGCAGAAAATTAAAATCTTTGCCTTCTGTTTCTGGAAATTCGGTTCGTTTCAATATGGAAGCCGATTCTTTAAACTGTTCGATTCTTGGATTGGATGCAAAACCGGGAACCCCTGAGTTTGATTTGTTCATCAAAGAAGTTCGTACAGAAATGACTACAAAAGCAGGTCAGAAATGTACGGCAATCAGAAGAATTATCGTTCCTGAAAACCTGATTGGAGATGTTCAGTATGCTTTATCTAAAGCTTTAGACCAGACGAAAATAGGAAATCCTTTAAGCAGAGAAACAAGAATGGGTTCTTTGGTTGGAAAACAGCAGTACGACGAAGTTTTAAGAAAAGTAGATATTCTGAAAACTGAAAACGAATTGATCTACGACGGAAAGCACGAATTGGTAGATGCTGATTACGAAAACGGAGCATTTATGTCTCCTAAATTGTTCTTAAATGATTCTCCATTCACCAAAAACATCTCTCACGATGTCGAAGCATTTGGTCCGGTTTCTACTTTAATGCCTTACAAAGATGCGGAAGAAGCGGCAGCGTTAGCAAAAAGAGGAAAAGGAAGTTTGGTAGGTTCAATTGTTTCTCACGATGAGAAATTCGTTGCAGAAACTTCTTGGAAAATGGCTTCTCAGCACGGAAGAATTTTCGTTTTGAACAGAGACAATGCGAAAGAAAGTACAGGTCACGGTTCTCCGCTTCCGACTTTGATGCATGGAGGTCCCGGAAGAGCAGGTGGCGGTGAGGAAATGGGCGGACTAAATGGTCTTCATTTCTTCCTTCAGAAAACAGCAATTCAAGGTTCGCCGGATATTTTGACGGCGATTACCAAAGTCTACCAGCAAGGTGCTGAGAAAAAATATTCAGATAAACATCCTTTCCAGAAATATTTTGAGGAAGTTGAGGTTGGAGATTCATTGGAAACAGCGGGTAGAACGGTGACTGATGCAGATATTGTGAACTTCTCCAATGTATCTTGGGATCATTTCTATGCTCATACAGACGCCACAAGCTTATCAGGGACTATTTTCGATAAAACCGTTGCTCACGGATATTTCATTCTTTCTGCGGCGGCAGGTTTGTTTGTTTCGGGAAAAAAAGGACCTGTTATTGCCAATTACGGATTAGAAAACTGTTCGTTCTTCAAACCGGTTTACGCAGGAGATACAATTACGGTTTATTTAACGGCGAAAGAAAAAATCAACCGTGGTGTAAAAGGAAGAAATATTCCTTCAGGTGTTGTAAAATGGTTGGTGGAAGTTATCAATCAAAGAGATGAGGTGGTTTGTGTGGCGACGATTTTGACTTTAGTAGCAAAACATTCTGAGTTTATTGATTTTAAAGTTCAAAATATTCAGAAGAAATTAAATGGTCTGACTGAAAAAACGCAACCTCTTTTTGGAGATTTCACTCCGCAATTGATGGTTGAGCATTTGGAAGAAGTTTTAAGAAACGGTTTTGGTGATTTAAAGCCACAAGATTTTGATGAAATTCCAGAAGAAAAATTAGAAAAACTTCAGGATTGGTTGTACACCGACAAAAAGATTCGTCCGGGAGCGCAATATCCTTTATGGAAAGAAGGTGAAGTTCCTCAGAATAAAAATAAAAATCTCGATGCTGCTAAAACTCAGTTAATGGAAACTCTAAAAGAGTTTACCGTTTATTTCAAAGAAAATCCTTTTGCAGAACATTATAATCCAAGATTCGGACATTTAAATAAAGAAATGATGGAGCTTTTCCAAAGAAAACATTTTACACATCATTTTGAACAATTCGGATTGATTTAA
- a CDS encoding transposase: MINTESFEFESVYHIFSHVNGKELIFREETNYQFFLKQLDKYIIQIADIYAYCLLPNHFHLLLRFKNINDISCEAEHQYLMKNFGNFLNSYAKAFNKKYNRKGALFLNTVKRKKISDEKYLLNVLHYIHNNPINHGVVNKIDQWKHSSYNSYLNPEKESTLNRTDIMQYFDSLDVFKNYHQSNIEYDFLID, from the coding sequence ATGATTAATACAGAAAGTTTTGAGTTTGAATCTGTTTATCATATTTTTTCTCATGTAAATGGGAAAGAATTGATTTTCCGTGAAGAAACAAATTATCAATTTTTTCTGAAGCAGTTAGATAAATATATAATCCAAATTGCAGATATTTATGCGTATTGTCTGTTGCCGAATCATTTTCATTTACTATTAAGATTTAAAAATATTAATGACATATCTTGTGAAGCTGAACATCAATATTTAATGAAGAACTTTGGCAATTTTTTGAATTCTTACGCTAAAGCATTTAATAAAAAGTATAACAGAAAAGGAGCACTTTTTCTTAATACTGTTAAACGAAAGAAAATATCAGATGAAAAATATTTATTAAATGTTCTGCACTATATCCATAATAATCCAATCAATCACGGAGTTGTAAATAAAATTGATCAATGGAAGCATTCTTCATATAATTCATACCTAAATCCTGAGAAAGAAAGTACATTGAATAGAACAGATATCATGCAATATTTTGATTCGTTAGATGTTTTTAAAAACTATCACCAATCTAATATTGAATATGATTTTTTAATAGACTAA
- a CDS encoding acyltransferase has product MNIYSYNGIRPIIKPTAYVHPQAVIIGNVEIGEEVYIGPNAVIRGDWGKIIIKDGANVQENCTLHVFPGIETILEESAHIGHGAIIHSGHIGKNCLVGMNSVVMDKAVIGDECIIGALAFVPANFKCDARKLIVGSPAKIIRDVSDEMIKWKTEGTKLYQKLAREGKDAIQLCEPFTEYIQQIPTKVVDYSIWDDVK; this is encoded by the coding sequence ATGAATATCTACTCATATAACGGAATTCGTCCCATCATAAAACCAACCGCTTATGTTCATCCGCAGGCGGTAATTATCGGAAATGTAGAAATTGGTGAAGAAGTATATATCGGTCCGAATGCTGTAATTCGTGGTGACTGGGGTAAAATTATTATTAAAGACGGTGCCAATGTTCAGGAAAACTGTACGCTTCATGTTTTTCCGGGGATTGAAACCATTTTGGAAGAATCTGCACACATTGGTCATGGGGCAATTATTCATTCCGGGCATATCGGTAAAAACTGTTTGGTGGGAATGAATTCAGTCGTAATGGACAAAGCCGTAATCGGTGATGAATGCATTATTGGAGCTTTGGCTTTTGTTCCTGCAAACTTCAAATGTGATGCGAGAAAACTTATTGTTGGAAGTCCTGCAAAAATCATCCGTGATGTTTCTGATGAAATGATCAAATGGAAAACGGAAGGAACAAAACTCTATCAGAAACTAGCGAGAGAAGGAAAAGATGCGATCCAACTGTGTGAACCATTTACAGAATATATTCAGCAAATTCCTACGAAGGTTGTTGATTACAGTATTTGGGACGATGTGAAATAA
- the pcaF gene encoding 3-oxoadipyl-CoA thiolase encodes MNNVYIIDYVRTPISKLSGGLSEVRADDLAAIVLKEIVARNPEVPVEEIEDVIFGCANQAGEDNRNVARMGLLLAGLPYKIGGETVNRLCASGMSAVANAFRSIASGEGEIYIAGGVEHMTRSPYVMSKPSTAFGRDSQMFDTTFGWRFVNPKMKEMYGVDAMGDTAENLAEMHNINREDQDKFALWSQRKATKAQESGRLAEEIVKVEIPQKKGDPKIFDKDEFIKPTSSMEGLGKLRPAFRKEGGTVTAGNASGMNDGAAALILASEEAVKKYGLKPKAKILGSSVAGVEPRIMGIGPVEATQKLLKRLNLSLDDMDVIELNEAFAAQSLAVTRSLGLKDDDSRVNPNGGAIAIGHPLGVSGARIIGSAALELQKQNKKYALCTLCIGVGQGYAMVIERV; translated from the coding sequence ATGAACAACGTATATATCATAGACTATGTCAGAACTCCTATTTCGAAATTAAGTGGAGGTTTATCAGAAGTAAGAGCCGATGATTTGGCGGCAATCGTTCTTAAAGAAATTGTTGCAAGAAACCCTGAGGTTCCTGTTGAGGAAATTGAAGATGTTATTTTCGGATGTGCCAATCAGGCGGGTGAAGATAACAGAAACGTTGCAAGAATGGGACTTTTATTGGCCGGACTTCCATACAAAATCGGAGGTGAAACGGTAAATAGACTTTGTGCTTCGGGAATGTCGGCAGTTGCCAATGCTTTCCGTTCGATTGCTTCTGGTGAAGGCGAAATTTATATTGCAGGTGGAGTAGAACACATGACGCGTTCACCTTACGTAATGTCAAAGCCAAGTACAGCTTTTGGAAGAGACAGTCAAATGTTTGATACTACTTTCGGATGGAGATTCGTTAATCCCAAAATGAAAGAAATGTATGGCGTCGATGCGATGGGCGACACTGCTGAGAATTTAGCAGAAATGCACAACATCAACCGTGAAGATCAGGATAAATTTGCACTTTGGTCTCAACGAAAAGCTACAAAAGCTCAGGAAAGCGGAAGATTGGCAGAAGAAATTGTAAAAGTTGAAATTCCTCAGAAAAAAGGTGATCCAAAAATTTTCGATAAAGATGAGTTTATCAAGCCAACTTCTTCAATGGAAGGATTAGGGAAACTTCGTCCGGCTTTCAGAAAAGAAGGCGGAACTGTTACAGCAGGAAACGCTTCAGGAATGAACGATGGAGCAGCCGCTCTGATTTTAGCAAGTGAAGAAGCCGTAAAAAAATATGGTTTAAAACCAAAAGCTAAAATCTTAGGCTCATCCGTTGCCGGTGTTGAACCGAGAATCATGGGAATCGGTCCTGTTGAAGCGACTCAGAAATTATTAAAAAGACTGAATCTTTCTTTAGATGATATGGACGTTATTGAATTGAACGAAGCTTTTGCTGCTCAATCTTTAGCAGTAACAAGAAGTTTAGGGTTGAAAGATGATGATTCAAGAGTAAATCCAAATGGAGGGGCTATCGCAATCGGTCATCCACTTGGAGTTTCCGGAGCGAGAATTATTGGTTCTGCAGCTTTGGAACTTCAAAAACAAAATAAAAAATATGCCTTGTGTACGCTTTGTATCGGTGTCGGTCAAGGTTACGCAATGGTAATTGAACGTGTCTAA
- a CDS encoding PaaI family thioesterase, with translation MTPTQVAEYMFDQDYFSQWMNIKMIDVKENYCLIEMPIKKDMINGLKTVHGGVTFAFADSALAFSSNNSGDAAVALNCIINFTKAGKEGDIFRAESILVNNTRKTAIYDIKITNQNEELVAKFVGTVYKIGKKVTEL, from the coding sequence ATGACACCAACACAGGTTGCAGAATATATGTTCGATCAGGATTATTTTTCTCAATGGATGAATATCAAAATGATCGATGTTAAAGAAAATTATTGTTTAATAGAAATGCCCATCAAAAAAGATATGATTAATGGGTTAAAAACAGTTCATGGAGGCGTTACATTTGCTTTTGCAGATTCTGCATTGGCATTTTCGTCCAACAATTCCGGAGATGCCGCTGTTGCATTAAACTGTATTATCAATTTCACCAAAGCCGGAAAAGAGGGTGACATATTTAGAGCAGAAAGTATTTTGGTGAATAATACCAGAAAAACAGCGATCTACGACATCAAAATTACCAATCAAAATGAAGAATTGGTTGCGAAATTTGTAGGGACAGTTTATAAAATAGGAAAAAAAGTAACAGAATTATAA